CTGACCTCACCTGTATTACATAAATGTATTTTTAGTATATCAGAATATATTGCAATTGAATTTAGTTTGTTCATCAGTGACTCCAGGTGTTGGAAGAAAACTTCTGCTGTCATCTTTAGTGGTTTAAAAATGTACGGCTGCGGGGCTGCATCATGTGATGTGTAATAAGACACACTTCTATTGTTCCTCCATTGAAAGCAGTGAACGGAGAGAGCGTGGGAAATCCAGGAAAACTCACTCACGGAGCCCCTTTGGGGCAATAGATTCAGACCTCTAACCTGGACTGTCAGAGGTTAGAGCGAGGGTCTGGGTCTCAATGGGGAAATCTAGGGATCTATTGCTAATGAGCCCTATAAATGTTCTGTATTTTGTGTCTTGCAGGAAGAAAACTGATAAAATATAAACATGATCAAAATAAAGGTTGAAGACATCATATcatcacacaggaagcagcgcaggtcctaatccaggcacttgtcatctcccgtctggattactgcaactcgctgttggctgggctccctgcctgtgccattaaacccctacaactcatccagaacgccgcagcccgtctggtgttcaaccttcccaagttctctcacgtcaccccgctcctccgctctctccactggcttccagttgaagctcgcatccgctacaagaccatggtgcttgcctacggagctgtgaggggaacggcacctcagtacctccaggctctgatcaggccctacacccaaacaagggcactgcgttcatccaccactggcctgctcgcctccctaccactgaggaagtacagttcccgcgcagcccagtcaaaactgttcgctgctctggccccccaatggtggaacaaactccctcacgacgccaggacagcggagtcaatcaccaccttccggagacacctgaaaccccacctctttcaggaatacctaggataggataaagtaatccttctcaccccccttaaaagatttagatgcactattgtaaagtggctgttccactggatgtcttaaaggcaccaatttgtaagtcgctctggataagagcgtctgctaaatgacttaaatgtaaatgtaaatgtaaatattttgaTAATTAGCTTTGTTGCGCCACATTTGGGCAGTACTTCTTCTTCTTCAAGATCAATGCAATTAGTCCAGTATTTACAgtacattctgaaagtattcagaccccttccctttttccacattttgttacgttacagccatattctaaaattgattaaattatttttttgctcatcaatctacacacaatacaccataatgacaaagtgaaaacaggttttcagaaatgtttgctaatttataaaacctTAAAAACagaataccttatttaaataagtattcagactctttgcaatgagaattgaaattgagctcaggtgcatcctgtttccattgatcatccttgagatgtctccacaacttgattggagtccacctgtggtaaattcaatagattggacatgatttggaaaggcacacccctgttcttataagttcccacagttgacagtgcatgtcagagcaaaagccaagtCATGTCAAAAACCAAGTCAGCTCCGGGACATAATTgttttgaggcacagatctgagaaagggtaccaaaaaatggctgcagcattgaaggtccctaagagcacagtggcctccatcattcttaaatagaagaagtttggaagaagactcgtcctagagctagccaactgagcaatcagggaagaagggccttggtcagggaagtgaccaagaacccaatggtcactcagacagagctccagacagagctctgtggagatggaagaaccttccagaaggacaacaatttctccagcactccaccaatcaggcctttatggtaacgtaaccagacggaagccactcctcagtaaaaggcacatgatagccaacttggagtttgccaagcgGCAccgaaagactctcagaccatgagaaacaagattctctggtctgatgaaaccaagattgaacactttggcccgAATGCCAatgtgtcacgtctggaggattccgggcaccattcctacggtgaagcatggtggtggcagcatcatgctgtggggatgtttttcagtggcagggacaaggagactagtcaggatcgagggtaagatgaatgaagcaaagtacagggagattcttgatgaaaacttgctccagaccGCTcaaactggggcaaaggttcaccttccaacatgacaacaaacattagcacacagccaagacaacgcaggagtggcttcggcacAAGtcgctgaatgtccttgagtggcctagccagagcccggacttgaacccattcgaacatctctggagagacctgaaaattgttttgcagcaacgctccccatccaacctgacagagcttgagaggatctgcagagaagaatgggagaaattccccaaatactggtgtgccaagcttgaagcgtcacacccaagaagactcattgctgtaatcgctgccaaaggtgcttcaaaaaagtactgagtataTGGTCTGAACACTTATGCAAATGTAATATTTCCGCAATTTTGTTTTTGTTGACATTTGCACAAAtgataaaaatgtgtttttgtttgtcattatggggtatcgtgtgtatattgatgaggaaaataaacaatttaatccattttagaataaggctgtaacgacataaaatgtgaaaaaagtcaagaggtctgaatacttttccgaatgcactatatactGTTTGTATGTTGGGTATAGTTAAAACACACTATTTGTTTGTGCATTGATTATCTGTAACAGTGTATCTTTATCagtttttaaaattaaaatattTCAGTAATGGGCTTTACCTGCAGTGGCTTTATGGGAACTGCCTGTGTAGAGATGAATTAGCATATAACAAGACACACTTCAATTGTTTAGGAAAAGCTCTCTCAATGGGCAGAGTGTGGGAAAGCTCTGAAGAGCAGAGTCTCTGTTTAGAGACTCAGTACCACCAGTCTCAATGGGGAATAGGCACACTTGTATTGTTCAGTGGATAGAATGGGTGGGAGAGTGTATTTGGGGTTATTTATTACTCTTGATAACTTTATTATGATAACTTTCAATGCCATTTGTATTATGCATTATATTCCTATTTTATGTATAATTATTGTAATGATGTTTCTATAACAGTGTATCAGCATCTTGTGAGTTCAGGACCTGAATCAGCCAGTCCTGGTTTTTCCCTCCAGAATCCAGATGGTCGGTGATGTCAGGCTCTTTCTATAGACAACACAGAGCCAATGGCCGTCACTACTAGTCCACTGAGCAGCTTTAGGAGTACATTCAtcacagcacacaggactcagTGTGGGAAACTCAGATCCGCTCTCTACTCACACTAACCAATAGCCCCAAGACAGAGGACACATCTGCTACCTCTGAACTCTCAACACTGAAGGAGAATTCCCTCCATTCTCTGAATACAGAAGCAGTGAAGGTGTGAAGATACAAAACTCTTTTTCTTCAAGAAGAACATCAATAATCAATCACTTCAATACTCATCAATTAGACTCCACTTAAATGTGCACGTTTTTCATAGTTTGTTATGCATTTCATGTCGTATTGATCATACTGAGTGCAATAATTGGGAGGTTTTGTATTTGACATACATTTCTAAAAGGAATGAAGCCAATTTAGAGAAGGAGCCTAAGAAAGTACAATAAATAACCATCATCAGCCAGCTAACTGTGATCCAAACAGGATCTTAATAGCAGCCCTACCTTGAAATTAAACTTTTGGAGAGCACAACATATTGATATCAGTAGAATCAAAGAGGTCAAACCCATCTTCTAGTGCTTAAATGTGACTGAACCTGTACTGTATCAAAAATAATGGTATTCAACAACAAACCCAACAATCAAAAGGACCTGTGTAGCACCAAAAGTTTTAATGTAGAGGATCTGTGTAAATTgtgatgatgagtgtgtgttctgtcagtgtCATTGATCCCAACATCAGGCAGCAGATCTGGGGTTCACCACTTTCCCAGAGTCACACAGCGCTCTGTTAGTCACTCTCAAtcacccccacccctccacctGTTCCCCTGAGATGTGACCATTGTCCCCCAGAAATAAGAACACTGAGCATGTGGCAGCTCCACATTTCTTATTGTCCTCCCAAGTTCACCCATTGGCTACAGACTGTGAGAAACTCCAACAAGCCcaagacacacacattcatatgCAGATTTGGGACTATATATAGGAGAGATGAAGCCAGTAGAGATCAGATTCACTTTCTACACAGAGGCATCTACAGCACAGAGATCAAGCCATGGCACCTACAATCACTTCAGCCATGATCTATTAAGGAGCACCTGACTCTGACCGATAAGGTAAATTAAAGATTTAAATTCAAGgaaattaaataaatgttaatGGTTTATTTGTTTCAATAATGTCATATTTCAGAATAAGGTTATTCATTATTATCCTCTTCTTGCAGCTAAGAAAGACTGAAAGACAGTGGAGAAGTTACGCAGAGATCGTATAAACAGCAGCATTGAGCAGCTCAAGTCTCTCCTGGGTCGAGAGATCCTTAACCAGCAGTCTGACTCCAAGCTGGAGAAAGCAGACATCCTGGAGATGACAGATTGCTTcctgagacaacaacaacagtaccAGCCAGTGAGCTCCTCCTCATGTTAATTACTCCAGGTCACAGgaagttggtggcaccttaattagggagaacgggcttgtggtaatggctggagcggaataggtggaatggtatcaaactcttggtttctatgtgtttgatgccattccattagcgccgttccagccattattatgagccgtcctccccttaaCAGCCTCCACTGCTCCAAGTGTGTCCAGGTGATTGTGCACTTCCTGTCCAAGGATGAGGTGAAGACACATTCCAGAGAAGACTGCCAAGCCACTTCAAGATACTTCAGCCATCCTCTGATAAGAACAGAAGGGAGAGTGACCTGTCTCAGCTGAGTCCCCCACCCCAGCACAGCATCAGCAAAGAGAAGAGTTCAGTCAACAGCGCCCTCTGGAGGCCCTGCTAAAGTCCTACAGACCGGAGCTCCACTCAAACAAACAAGATGGACCATGTTGGTCTAAGATTAATGTTGTGGACAGTAATGAGAATAGGAATATATATTCCTCGTCTTCTTCTTATGCAGGAGGTTTTAAAAGTCTTGTTGTGACTGAGAacttctttttattttttttctattttctatgaAAATGATCCAGTCGATGAACACTCCATTTTAGAAGTGttaattgaaataataaccaTTTATGTTTTATGAAACGTGTTGATTATGTTGATTATGTTTTAATCAATAACTTGAATTGTCCTCCATGAGGATGTTTAAcccaaaatagattttatatctGTTTGTGATTGTCTATATGTTACCACTACATTTTGTAGTGATAAAGTAATATTGAAAAGTTATTGAGTatgtaccagtctgttcaactTCCTCCGTGAGTAGACTTTACCCAAACTGGGTAATATATCTGTGTCAGATCAACAATATAGAATTTGCTTCATGTGAATGTTATTCAGATAATTTCAGCATTAAAGATATTGCATATAAATGTGTATTCTCTCACATAGACCCATTGTTAATTTTAAACAAGGATGTTGTCTTTTTATAAAGACAGTAAATATGTTTCCTATACTCTGATAGAGTATCATAAGTCTTGGAGAATTGTCCAAGTTCTGGTTGTGATGTTAAATCACTATTATTTGTCTATTCATGTTGAGTCAATTTTAATAAACTATAAAAGCAATCAAAATAATTGATTCTTCACTTTTTTCCCTGTCTTTAGTATTTACTAATCTCCCCACAAAAGGACATGAATGGGCTCAATTTCACATTTAGATTCTGAGGATTAAGCCGAAAAAGTGAATACCCACAGCTAAAAGTGTAGAACATTTTGAAAATACTTATCTAGTGGCGCCCCCTGGTGTGCGATTAGCTCTGGaattgtccatggtgctgaactaGAATTGCCCGCCACTGTACATTGCAGCACACGAAGCGAAGCCTTTCTAAACGAAGTTACTGATGCcattgctagctaagatttatACATGTTAGCTTACTTAGATAATTATGTTGAAAGTCATTCCACAATTGGCTTAGTGCACCTTGAGTCAGTGTGATAAGAGGGAAAGAGATAGAAGACAGAACCGATAGAGCTAGTAGAAAATAATCAGGAATGTTTAATAAGTGGTATCAATTACAACATGAAGTGGTATCAATTACAACATGAAGTGGTATCAATTACAACATGAAGTGGTATCAATTACAACATGAAGTGTTATCAATTACAACATGAAGTGGTATAAATTACAACATGAAGTGGTATCAATTACAACATGAAGTGGTATCAATTACAACATGAAGTGGTATCAATTACAACATGATGTGAAAATAATCATTGCTGAATTTGAAAGAGAAGTAACATCATACAACAAAACAGAGTATAACGCCTTTACAAAAGGCAAAATAATTCCAGAAGCTTACTCCCTATAATAATACAACTGCTTTGAAGCAGTGTTCGTCATACACtgtagacaatttcctgggtacaTCAAAACAAGATATGTGCAAATGTTGAACAACTGACAATAAAAAGCCTATACTGAAAATAAGACAAATCAACGACAGCATTGGTTGTTGGGTTGAGAGGAGCAAATATGATCCAAAATGTTCAGGTACGCTTCCCTAGTCTTGTGATGCAGTGATCCTTGTCAGTAAGCTATTGCCATGGCCTCCACAGAGAGCCTTGGAACCGCCGTGATGATGACCTTGATGTTGACCGCTTGGCTGCAGACTGCGCGTGCTGTTCACTTGACATGCTCCTGGACAGGGCTGTTTTCTGGAGCACGTAAAAGCGTTTGATATCCTGTTGTTCTGCAGCCTGCAGGGGCGCGTGAAGGGACAGGTGGCGGAGGGTACCCTGCAGACACTGGGAGTAGGTGGGCGAAACGCCCGCTTTTTCTCCTTCTGTAAGAAACTCACGGCCAACTCCAAAATATCCGCTTTCTCCAGTTTGGATaagcgctgctgctgctgtccacACATCTGTCCTCTGTGGAGAAGTGTTCTCAGTAGCTCAATGCTGCTGTTGATGCGGTCTCTCCGAATTTTCTCCACAACGAGCTTCCGTAACTAAAGGAAGGATAAAGAAATACATTTTAGGCTATTGTTCGTGATAATTCAACTGAATCTAAAAAAATATGAAATTAAAATGGTGTTGTGCTTGTCAAATGCCGAGCATTCGGCTACTTACCTTATTACTGGATAAACAGGACGAGTAAACAGAAGTAAGCCTATTGCTTTCAGCAAAAGGAGCCATGGCCGTTAGAAACAGGCCGTTGGAAACAGGCGTTCCAACTTGGGACGTTTAGAGTGGATATCCTTCAACGAGCTCTCACACAAAGCTATATGTAGGCTACAGCAGCCCAGCAACCCAATCTAAATAAGTTTGTGATGAGTCTGTGGAGTCTGTATTTATACTATGCGCATCCCGACCTAATTGCGTGTTTTTTTAACACCTGAAACTTTCCCACACTCCACAGCCAACCATATAGCCGACGACTGCAATAACATTTCAGCGACATATATTTGATGACATCCCCCATTTGAGATGTCCCACTAACACTGTTGGAAGGAACATAAGTGTGTGAATGGGACATGCTGCCACCCAAAAGTGTGCCGGTTAATCACACCTACCTTGGCGCCTAACTATACTGCCCAACAGCCCACCATTTACCTTGAGCAAAATAGTCTGTCTCCTTTGACGGATGTTTGATGTCCACCACGTGGTGAGATAGAGGGGAAACAGGAGTAGCCGGACACACGTTAGCACAAACATCAAAGATGCATTTTGCACCCATGGTGCTTGTCAAATAACTCATAAAGCTAGATCCACGCGCTGCTCCACAGGAAATCCAATGTGTGGTTGCCTTTCACTTCACACTTTATGGTAGTAGTCtacaggatccgccagtcagcaaggatccgccagtcagccaggatccgccagtcagccaggatctgccagatccgccagtcagccaggatccgccagtcagccaggatccgccagtcagccaggatctgccagatccgccagtcagccaggatccgccagtcagccaggatctgccagaaccgctagtcagccaggatccgccagtcagccaggatccgccagtcagccaggatctgccagatccgcttgtcagccaggatccgccagtcagccaggatccgccagtcaggatccgccagatccgccagtcagccaggatctgccagtcggccaggatctgccggatccgccagtcagccaggatccgccagtcagccaggatccgccagtcagccaggatctgccagaaccgctagtcagccaggatccgccagtcagccaggatctgccagtcagccaggatctgccggaaccaccagccagccaggatctggtagatccatcaacctgcctgagcttcctctcactcctgagcttcctctcactcctgagcttcctctcactcctgagctttctctcactctcgagctttctctcactctcgagctttctctcactctcgagctttctctcactcccgagcttcccctcagtcccgagctgcctccgtcccgagctgtccttcagtcccgatctgctcctcagtccagtggggttctgggtgaggactactaggccatggtcggcggcgagggtggactatccagggacgcgaggaagagggactaagacagtgtttgagtggggtccgcgtcccgcaccggagccgccaccatggacagacgcccacccggaccctccctgttgttttgaggtgcgttcgggagtccgcacctgggggggggttctgtcacgccctggtcgaagtattttgtgtttttctttatgttttggtcaggccagggtgtgacatgggtttttgtatgtggtgtgtagcttagtgggattgtagcttagtggggtgttctgggagagtctatggctgtctgaagtggttctcaatcagaggcaggtgtttaccgttgtctctgattgggaaccatatttaggcagccatattctttggttgtattgtgggtgattgtcctgtgtgtcttgatgtccttgttagaggtttgtagacacatgtataggctgttttcggttttcgtttcgtttattgttttgttgagtttgtgtgttgattcgtgttaagttgttttattaaacatggatcgaaatctacacgctgcagtttggtccgactctccttcaccagtagaaagccgttacacacacacacagtttagttATCTGGAGGGACAGATTGGAAGTGTGCTTTCTCCATTGGGAGATCTGACCAATATGGTTTAGATGAATAATCAATTTGTCCTACATATTAATGATACTAACTGTTGCTGTAAATGTGGGGGTCAGGATAACTGGGATGAAGCATTACAAAGATCATGAAAGATAATACAAGACATCTATCTGGCTTTCTTTATCTAACATTATTTGCACATGTCCTTATGTcttcatttttattattattattttttacatacaATTACTTTTTTATGTTAATAATCTCTTTAGTGTGATTATTCTCTGCCTATCTGCCATGTGAAGTGTGCAGTGTCTCATTTGGTATGCTTTTAAGGTCTCTTATCAAGTCTACGGTCTGACCGAGTCCCCATCTGCCTGATAAGGAATGTTCCCAGGTAATAAAAGTGTAACGATGTGCTCGTGTTCAGTCTGTGCCTCTGCAGCACCGTTCCCTCTGTTGAGGCCAGTAAACCATGAGATAATGGATGCCTCTCCCATTGTTGTGTCTGCCTCGCCCACTGGCCTCTGAGTGTGGGAAAGCTAATCCAGCCTGGTACACATGGCTTTGTAATGCTAATGGTCTCCTATAAATGGGGGAGTGGGCTCCTCTCTCAGCTCACAACCCTCTCGCCTTCCACAGAGAagcacactctctctctaacagaaTGGCTCCTACCTACACCAGAGACTCTGACAACACCATGCTCTCTACTAAAGACAAACATAAAGTAAGTGTTGTTTATAACATGTTTGTGTCATAGTTTACTATTGAATCATTTTCTTCATGATTTGAACTTAAAGGACAGATAACTAACTGAATGCCCTCTTTTCTTCATCAGCTAAGGAAACCAGTTGTGGAGAAGATGCGTAGAGACCGCATCAACACCTGCATAGAGCAGCTCAAGACCCTGCTGGAGAGGGAGTTCTACAAACAGGACCCCAATGCCAAGCTGGAGAAGGCTGACATCCTGGAGATGACGGTGGGGTTCCTGAAGCAGCAGCTGCAGCCTCAGAGCCCAGTCCTTCAGAGGGCCCACAGTGATGGCTACTCCCAGTGCTGGAGGGAGACACTGCACTTCCTGTCTTCCAGTTCCATGAAGGACATGATGCTCCATAACCTCCAAAGAGCTGAACAggacatctgtctctcctctccactctcctcccaaCACCAAAACTACAGCCAGGGCCCAGTGAAGCAGGCCATCACAGGCCACAAATCAGTCTGGAGGCCTTGGTAGAACCACCGCATAGAGAGACTATCTCACAAACTGGATGGATGTTTACCATCTTTCTTGCTGTAGGAAATACATTTCCAAACGTTATattgaaattatattattttcttGTTATATTTGAACGGAATTCTACTGATGTGATTATTTGTTCTCAGAGAAGAAGCTGAAAACACATTTGTATTAATTCATAATTTATGTTTGATATTTTACgtgtatgtttatgtgtgtatgcattTTGTGCTCACTTGATGCACCAATGTGTTCTTTAGTCCTTTCATTTTCTATGAAGATGATTTGTAAAGGTCACATCTTAATGTTTATGGTTGCTTATCTAACTCAAATCTTGCTTTAACTCTATTGCATGTACTGTCCTATTGAAGGACATTTACAAATGCTTTGATATGTCTTTTGTAAAGGCTTTTTGGGACATTGTTGTTCCACCATAGGCACTGTTGTGCTGTGAAATGTATTGTTGACACTGTGTGTCTTTCATTCTCACTTGATAAAGTGAACAGATACCTAAAATGGATTCCAATAAATGTTTTGGAAAGTaaccatactgtgtgtgtgtgtttctaaaggAGCTGTAGTGAAACGGGATGATGGGACATGTAGAAAAAGTCATAATGTACAGGGTAGATGGAAAGTAACAACAGGTACTTTATGAAGGACAGCAAATGTCATATGACAAGCGTTATAGTTTGTTGTCCCCTGTTTGGAGCTGTCTGTAAAATAGACTACTATGAATCTGCTTTATGAGTAGACTTCCTGCCATGTGGCATATGACTCTTATGGAGTCGACTCAGATTTTGGTGATGAATATAGA
This genomic window from Oncorhynchus nerka isolate Pitt River linkage group LG2, Oner_Uvic_2.0, whole genome shotgun sequence contains:
- the LOC115145791 gene encoding transcription factor HES-5-like, coding for MAPTYTRDSDNTMLSTKDKHKLRKPVVEKMRRDRINTCIEQLKTLLEREFYKQDPNAKLEKADILEMTVGFLKQQLQPQSPVLQRAHSDGYSQCWRETLHFLSSSSMKDMMLHNLQRAEQDICLSSPLSSQHQNYSQGPVKQAITGHKSVWRPW